The nucleotide sequence CGAGAATGATAATCGAAACTTTCCCTGCGATAACGCGCTCTTTCTGGGAGATGTTTTTCCGCAAGAATGTAGCATACAAATCATGAGCCAATGCACCGGAGCTTGCGATGAAAAGGCCTGAAAGATTCGAGAAAACGGCCGCAAACGCGCCGGCAATAACAAGACCAAGCAGCCACTCTCCTCCGAGAGCCTGTGCTGTGGACGGAATAACCATGTTGTTACCGCCTGCAACAAGATCCTTCATTACTTGAGGATCAGCCGAACCGCTCAGGAAGATCGATCTGCCGACAGCTCCAAGATAGACAGCGAACAAAAAGAAAACGCTTGCAATTAAAATCGCCATAAGAGCGGATTTCCGGGCAGCCTTTGCACTCGGATTCGTGTAAAAGCGAAGGAGAATATGCGGAAGGCCGATTGTACCAAGCGCAAGACCGATCGTCATGGAAATGGTCTGCCAGAAAGAAGGGAAATAGTTTCCTGTTCCAATCCATGTCTGACCGTCATGGGCGATATCTTTTCCATCAGGGGCAAATTCAGCCGTTCCGGCAATGCTTCCGGTAAATTCAGTGACAGATGCCAGAATGCGCTCATAATATAAACCGCCGTAAACAGCCGCTACAACCATAAGGATAAAAGCGCCCAGACGGATCCACAGCTCCAGCGCCTGATTCAGCGTTGTGCCTTTCATCCCTCCGACACCAACGTAGAAAATCATGACACTGCACGTAAAGATTATGCCAAATTCATAGCTTGTTCCAAAGAACATGCTTAAAATCTGGGCGGCACCGAGCAGCTGAGGGGCTGCATAGAAACCTGAAATGGCAAGAACGACTGCTACAGCCGCAAGTCTTGCACGCTTGCTGTGAAATCGGTAGCCGAGGAAATCAGCTACTGTATAAGCACCGAATCTTCTAAGAGGACCCGCTACAAATATAGCCAGAAGAGTAAGACCGATCGAGAAACAGAACGCATAGTACGCACCGTCATACCCAAGCTGAAACGTCAGCCCCGCAATTCCGAGAAACGTTGCAGCACTAAGGTAGTCCCCTCCAATGGCCGAGCCGTTGGTAAACCACCCGAAGCTTCTGCCTCCTACGAAAAATTCAGATGCCGTTGCGTTTCTTTTTGTAAGATACGTAATATACACGATTGTACCCATCAGGAAAATCGTCAAAAGCATTTTCGGTTCAAGTAACGCAGCCATCAGTTAACACTCCTTCCGTCAGAAGCTTGAACAGAGCTTGCCGGAGTCTGACTCTTCTTCAGTCGCTTCTCATACAGCGAAGTATGGATAAATGCAATTAAAAAGGCCATGCCCATCGCAAAGATTCCGGTGAAAAACCAGGCGTACGTCATGCCTCCGTAAAAAGATGAGAACATGAAATCCGGAGCGAACCAGTTTAAGGCTGGGATAATCAAAATAAATGCAAAATAAAACAGTGTAAGCTTTGACCCGATGCTGAACTCGCTTTTCATCAAATAACGCGTCTCCTCATCAAGAGGCGTGAGCTCCCGGACGTCAACCGTCCCTGCCTCTACATACTCATAATCTTTATAATCTGCTGCCACGATCCTTTCCCCCTTTTATCTGGTAATCTGCTGCTTGATTGTATTGTACATGACCAAAACCTGCGTTACCTTACAATAAATTATCAGAAATGTATAAATATTTAATATATTCCTACTTTCATGTATACTAGTGCTAGAGTCATAATGATAGAAACGGGGAATATAAGCGTGTATACCGTAACATTCGAAGTTAAGGAACCTGCCGAAAAAGAGAAAATGGCCTCGTGGATCCAGGAAGAGCTTAAAGGGGAGTTATCTGTTTCAGGCCATAGACGCGATCCGCTTACGATAAAAGTAGTCGAAATCACGAAACTGTTCGACTGGGTAAAAATTCACCGGCTCAAAAAACACCATCAGAACTGCATTATCTTCCCGCTTATCGAGCCATCCATGCTGAAAACATCGCCCCTTGCACTTGAGATGAAGCTTCACACCATGCTCGTTAAGCCTGTCAAAAAACACACCTTCATTAAAAGCATAAAAAAAGTGCTGACTTCAGCCGGAAATGAAAGCGCAATCATAACTAACTACGGCGATATGACCAAAACATACAAGCAGGGAAACAGCGAGCTTCTTCCCTTTCAGGAAGCCTTTCTCAGAAGACTTCTCAGAGCAGAAGTCAAATCTGAGGAGGAACTGTTTGCTGCACGGCCCTATTTTCCTGATCACAGCGTCCCAAACATGGTCTGTTTTATCCAGGGATTCATTCACAATCAGCCGCGGGAAACAGCAGTAAATGCGCCCATGCTGATTCAGGCTGCTTTTAAAGATGCTTTTTCAGCTATAGGTGTACTCCCTTCTTTTCTGGCCTATAAAAAACATCTGCTCATGCTGATCCAGGTTCCGCATGGCTATACGTCCCTTCAGCACTTTCAGGAAGGCGAAGAGACTTTCCTAAGAGCATCTGATGAGCTGAAGGAAAAACACGGCATCCACCTTTTCACCGGCGTCGGATCGATCTGCAGAGAACCCCTTATGCTCTCCCAGTCATACAGGGAAGCACGAAAAGCGAGGCGCACACCTCACTATAACAGGCTGTCACTCCGATATTATGAGGAAATAACGAAGAACCCGCTGATCACGTCATGCACCCATTACATCGCTGAAAACTGCCAGAATGATTTAACCACCAGACAAGTAGCCAAACAAATAAACATCAGTGTCCCCTACTTCTGCAGACTTTTCAAAAAAGAAACAGGCCGCAGCTTTGTTGAATATGTCACCTTCGTCCGCCTGCAGCGTGCCGTATGGATGCTGCGGCACACAGACAAAACCATTGAACAGATCGCAGAAGAACTTGGCTTCAACACACCGAACTACTTCAGCTCAACCTTTAAAAAATATGTCGGCATTACACCCAGCGAATACCGGATGACGGATGAGATTTTGTTTGTTTGATCAAGTATGAAGAAATGAACTGTTTACACATATATCGCCGTACTTATTAAAATAGAAAAAAGTGAATTTGAGCAAGCTCAAATTCACTTTTTTCTGCTCTTAGCTGGCTTTAATTCCAGCTTCTCACGTCCTTAGCAACGCACAACACAATCCAAATGGTATTTACCCTTTTGACAATTTTCCTTTTTTGATTCCTTTGATCAGCAATGGGATTAAAAATAGAAGAATCAAATAGTTAAAAAGCGGCTGAATTGTCTGGGTGAATCGAGGCAGATTTTTTAGCGATTCATCAAGGGTGGATCCATTTACTGAAGAAAACAGAATATATCCTCCTCCAATGAATAGGCCGATTACAATAGGAATGAGCAAAGCTGTTCCCACTACTATACAAATTTTTTTAACGACTTTTAAGATCATCGTAAATTCCCATCCGTTCATGTTCATTTTGTACTGATTTCACGTTGTAAATCTGCTTCACCATCAAGCTTATTAGAAGTGATAACACCCCAATAATTGCAATCAAGATATAGATTTGGCTTGAGAACACGTCAACCAAAAAGCCGAATAGGATTTGCCCTATTGGTACGGCCGTTGTAGCCGCAGCTGCTTGTATCGACATCACTTTACCCAACATATTACCAGGGGTTTTCTCCTGAATAATTGTATTCAGATAAATGTTAACGACCGTCAAGGCAAACATGACGAGCATAGAACTGATGCTGACGAACACGTATTTTGCAAAAGCACTTTCAATGAATGGACTGGTGCCGAACGCCATTCCGAAATAGACAGCTGCACACCCTGTAATCCACAGATAAAGATTATCACCCCGAATTTTGCTCTTTAGAAGCCCAATGGCCATGGCCGAGAAAACAATACTTAGTGAAATGCCTGATTGGGCAAATCCAAAATAAGTATCGGGCATATTAAAAAGCACTTTAATCATGTATGGCAAACCTACAAAAAACATGGGGGCAACAAAAAGACTGACAGTGAATGCTATTCCAATGCTTTTTAAAATGAATCGATCATCGTGAATGACATAGGAAATCCCCTGTTTGATGTCGCTTATGACCATTTGAGCAAAAGGCTCCGGTGCCCGTTTGTCAAACGGAATCTTCATGAAGATTTCAATAACGGCTGCTGCAATAAAGAAGATGGCGCTGACAACAACAATCACATTAATGCTTGTGAAGCTGTAGAGCACACTGCCGGCAATCGGGCCAACAAAGTTTGCAGCGGACACGACTCCTGAAACGATGCCATTGCTCTTCAAGAGCAACTCCTTAGGGACAAGTGCAGGAATACTGGCCTGAACAGCAGGCTGATACATTGAGCTAATCAATGTCAAAGCCATCAGAAGAACACCTATAGAAATGACCGTTCCGTTTCCGCTAAAGAGGAGCATGGCAAACAGGATGATAAGAATACTGCTGCACAGGTCTAAGATGACCATGATCTTTTTCTTATCAAATCGATCTGCAATTGCTCCCCCGATTGGAGAAATAATGATTGCAGGCACGATGGAAAGACCCATGATTGTTCCAAAAATCGTGGCTGAATTCGTTAAATCAAGCACATATAAAGACAAAGCAAATCGTAATACAGACGAACCGAATATCGATATGATCTGTCCGAATATCAGTATTTTAAAATCACGGTTAAAACCTTTCATTGCACCAACACACGCTTTAGAGTCACGAACAAAATCCTCAATTTTTTCTGTATTTCACTTGAAAGCTCTTGTTTTGGTTTATTTCCGATGCTTACCTGATTCAAAATGCCTGACATATAGGTTTCAATCAGCATAATGATATCTTCCTTTGGTACTGCAGGCACGAATGTTTCATGATTAATCTGCTCTTCTAAAAAGGAGCAGAACTTTTCATGCAGATATTGGAGGTTAGAAACGTCCTTCACAATGCTCTGCACCTTCCCATATCGTTCTGGATCCCTTGAATAAAGAGCCATTATGCTATAATAAACAGACCCCCGGTCCAGTAAAGATTTCTGCATATAATCACCAATGTAGATCAGAATCTTTTCAAGTTTTTGCAGAGGCTCCTCTTTGCCTCCAAATATTTCATTCACTTCTTCTTTCACTTCTCCGTTTATATTTTCTTCATTCAGTAAAGCTCCAAACACCTCGTCAATATTGGAGAAATATTTGTATACGCCTCCCTGGCTCATGCCGGTTTCTATTACAATATCTCTCATCGATACGTCAAAAATGGGCTTTTGCATGCATACTCTTCTGGCTGCTTCCAATATTTCCTTTCTTTTCAATTGTGCATGATTTTCACTGACTTTAGGCATAACTGTATTCAGTTCCTTTCTTTTCTATAATAATTTTCAATTGTTTTATGAATAAGGTCAGCACTCTTTTGGGCACCTTTTTCTGCTCTTACCTTTACCCCTGTTTCCCTTGCCTGATTTTTAACTTCAATTGATTGGGTTGAAGCAATAGCGTCTGCAAGCTTTTCAGCAGTCAATTCCTTTCGCGGTATCGATCCTCCGCTTACACCCAGCTCAACCATTCTCTTTCCCCAGGCAAATTGGTCGTTTCCAAACGGAATCACAACTTGAGGCACACCTGACCGTAATGCTGCAGCGGTCGTGCCCGCTCCTCCGTGATGGACAACAGCAGACAGCTGGGGAAAAAGCCACTCATGTGGGACACTTTTAACATACAGAATATCTTTTGTATTTTCTCTTTCCTCCATGCCTCCGCCGGCATTGATGATTCCCCGCTTACCGTTCTTCTCAAGCGCCTTTACGACCATTTCTGTTGATTCCGAAGCATTAGCCTTATCTCCCACACTTCCAAATCCAATGTATACCGGCTGCTCTCCGTCTTTGAGGAACTCCTCTACTTCTTTTGACGGTTTGTAATCGGATTGATCTTCAATGAACCAGTATCCAAAAGAGTGGACATGCTCCGGCCAGTCACCTGGAACAGGGAAAACGCTTGGACTTAATGAAGTGATTGTTGGATGACTAGCTGTACGCTGTTTTGGATAGGGATTCGAAAAATTTTTCGGGAGCTGTCCATACTTTTTAACCCAGTATTTCTTTACACCCGTATTGGCCATCTTCCAAAAACCTTTTTCAAAGATGTAATGAGTTAGTTTATTTACGGTTTTGCCAAGCCGCAGACGGTCATAAAAGATGAGGGCAGGATATTCTTTTGTAGGTGTCATTGGAAAAGGTGCGGCCAGGATGCTTGGAATGCCCATTTCCTTTGCAACAAAATACCCTAGAGTAGCTCCCGGATGGTACACGATGGCATCTGCACCTTCACAGGCTTGGTGCATGTCTTCTTGACCGCCGATCATCAGCTCTGTCAAATCGTCATTTTTAAAGTTTAAGCTTGTAAAAAATTTCAGTGGATTATCTGCATCCTTTACAACTCCGCTTTCTAAGATTTTGGCAACATCACCGCGCATGGGTGCATATTCAAATCCATACCCCTCGACAAGCTGCCGGTAGGATTCTGATGCAGCAATGCGTACTCGGTACCCTTTCTTTATCAGTTCTGTTCCGAGCGCAATAAACGGCTGGGTATCTCCTCTTGTTCCAGTTGAGAGCATTGTGATTAACATATATAAAACCTCCTGGGGTTAAATTCAAATAAACGACATTGTTGTCGTTTTTATTGTATAACACCACTTCGAGAAACACAACAACAAAATGACAACAGTGTCGTTTTTATTTCAGGAAGGTTTGCAAGTCCTTTAAAATGTCTCTTTAAACTGCAAACAGAAAAGTTGTACTCTTTCTTAAAGAATGAACCGCAGCATGCGTACGATTCCTGTCAGATGAATCCTGTGTTTTGAGGTCTCTCGATTAAAAACAGGCACCTTCCTAAAGGAAGATGCCTGTTTTTTATGAACGGGTATAATGGGACTGAACATAGTCCCCATAGCGGACAGTTCGTTTATACGCAAGTTTTGTTTCGGGATTACCCGGTCTGAATAAAGGAATGCCCTCTCCAAGAAGGACTGGAACGGTCGTGATGATGTATTCATCAATCAGATTCTTTTTCATGAAATCATCGAGAAGATCCGCGCCGCCGACCATCCAGATGTCATTGCCATTTTCTTCTTTGAGATGTTTGATCAGTGATTCCGGTTCTTCCTTAGTAAAAATCAGGTCACTTTCTGTCCGGGATTCGCTTATTGTATAGATGAAGCTTTTCATTC is from Bacillus sp. FSL H8-0547 and encodes:
- a CDS encoding MFS transporter, with translation MKGFNRDFKILIFGQIISIFGSSVLRFALSLYVLDLTNSATIFGTIMGLSIVPAIIISPIGGAIADRFDKKKIMVILDLCSSILIILFAMLLFSGNGTVISIGVLLMALTLISSMYQPAVQASIPALVPKELLLKSNGIVSGVVSAANFVGPIAGSVLYSFTSINVIVVVSAIFFIAAAVIEIFMKIPFDKRAPEPFAQMVISDIKQGISYVIHDDRFILKSIGIAFTVSLFVAPMFFVGLPYMIKVLFNMPDTYFGFAQSGISLSIVFSAMAIGLLKSKIRGDNLYLWITGCAAVYFGMAFGTSPFIESAFAKYVFVSISSMLVMFALTVVNIYLNTIIQEKTPGNMLGKVMSIQAAAATTAVPIGQILFGFLVDVFSSQIYILIAIIGVLSLLISLMVKQIYNVKSVQNEHERMGIYDDLKSR
- a CDS encoding cation acetate symporter, which produces MMAALLEPKMLLTIFLMGTIVYITYLTKRNATASEFFVGGRSFGWFTNGSAIGGDYLSAATFLGIAGLTFQLGYDGAYYAFCFSIGLTLLAIFVAGPLRRFGAYTVADFLGYRFHSKRARLAAVAVVLAISGFYAAPQLLGAAQILSMFFGTSYEFGIIFTCSVMIFYVGVGGMKGTTLNQALELWIRLGAFILMVVAAVYGGLYYERILASVTEFTGSIAGTAEFAPDGKDIAHDGQTWIGTGNYFPSFWQTISMTIGLALGTIGLPHILLRFYTNPSAKAARKSALMAILIASVFFLFAVYLGAVGRSIFLSGSADPQVMKDLVAGGNNMVIPSTAQALGGEWLLGLVIAGAFAAVFSNLSGLFIASSGALAHDLYATFLRKNISQKERVIAGKVSIIILGILYGALGLLVKEASIGHLVALAFTVAASTFTPIFILGIWWRGMTEKGAIAGLVLGLLSSMYMIFLPATLPEFLQFRVPGLITVPIGFLSVYIVSKLDRKVPADVNDFMRKVHSKESEIA
- a CDS encoding AraC family transcriptional regulator, whose amino-acid sequence is MYTVTFEVKEPAEKEKMASWIQEELKGELSVSGHRRDPLTIKVVEITKLFDWVKIHRLKKHHQNCIIFPLIEPSMLKTSPLALEMKLHTMLVKPVKKHTFIKSIKKVLTSAGNESAIITNYGDMTKTYKQGNSELLPFQEAFLRRLLRAEVKSEEELFAARPYFPDHSVPNMVCFIQGFIHNQPRETAVNAPMLIQAAFKDAFSAIGVLPSFLAYKKHLLMLIQVPHGYTSLQHFQEGEETFLRASDELKEKHGIHLFTGVGSICREPLMLSQSYREARKARRTPHYNRLSLRYYEEITKNPLITSCTHYIAENCQNDLTTRQVAKQINISVPYFCRLFKKETGRSFVEYVTFVRLQRAVWMLRHTDKTIEQIAEELGFNTPNYFSSTFKKYVGITPSEYRMTDEILFV
- a CDS encoding glycosyltransferase gives rise to the protein MLITMLSTGTRGDTQPFIALGTELIKKGYRVRIAASESYRQLVEGYGFEYAPMRGDVAKILESGVVKDADNPLKFFTSLNFKNDDLTELMIGGQEDMHQACEGADAIVYHPGATLGYFVAKEMGIPSILAAPFPMTPTKEYPALIFYDRLRLGKTVNKLTHYIFEKGFWKMANTGVKKYWVKKYGQLPKNFSNPYPKQRTASHPTITSLSPSVFPVPGDWPEHVHSFGYWFIEDQSDYKPSKEVEEFLKDGEQPVYIGFGSVGDKANASESTEMVVKALEKNGKRGIINAGGGMEERENTKDILYVKSVPHEWLFPQLSAVVHHGGAGTTAAALRSGVPQVVIPFGNDQFAWGKRMVELGVSGGSIPRKELTAEKLADAIASTQSIEVKNQARETGVKVRAEKGAQKSADLIHKTIENYYRKERN
- a CDS encoding TetR/AcrR family transcriptional regulator, encoding MPKVSENHAQLKRKEILEAARRVCMQKPIFDVSMRDIVIETGMSQGGVYKYFSNIDEVFGALLNEENINGEVKEEVNEIFGGKEEPLQKLEKILIYIGDYMQKSLLDRGSVYYSIMALYSRDPERYGKVQSIVKDVSNLQYLHEKFCSFLEEQINHETFVPAVPKEDIIMLIETYMSGILNQVSIGNKPKQELSSEIQKKLRILFVTLKRVLVQ
- a CDS encoding dihydrofolate reductase family protein, which gives rise to MRKVVLYIGVSLDGYIARRDGSIDWLEEAQGEGDNGYSEFLETIDTVIMGKKTYDHVLELTNHKYPYEGMKSFIYTISESRTESDLIFTKEEPESLIKHLKEENGNDIWMVGGADLLDDFMKKNLIDEYIITTVPVLLGEGIPLFRPGNPETKLAYKRTVRYGDYVQSHYTRS